One region of Streptomyces sp. NBC_00102 genomic DNA includes:
- a CDS encoding fumarylacetoacetate hydrolase family protein — protein sequence MRFATYEHQEHRRVAVVEEDGTLFPLPGVTSLTALIQETSGLPALLDAGSTALDGPAGPHVSQVRPLPPLQPASVRDFVTFEEHVEGVRRSVEGVGGVPEQWYAAPTFYFTNPHAIHGHLDGIPVPPGSSVLDFELEVGAVIGREGRDLTPRQARDHIIGYTVFNDWSARDLQSAEMKIGLGPCKGKDTATTLGPYLVTADELEPHRDADGFLRLAMTAEINGRVVGEDLLSHMSWTFEEMTAYASRGTRVVPGDVLGSGTCGNGGCLAELWGRRGEQSPPPLKPGDTVTLTVEGLGVLTNTVVAGAAPVPLPTGRRRLRERP from the coding sequence ATGCGTTTCGCCACGTACGAACATCAGGAGCACCGCCGGGTGGCAGTCGTGGAAGAGGACGGCACCCTCTTCCCCCTGCCCGGAGTCACCTCGCTCACCGCACTGATCCAGGAGACCTCCGGCCTCCCCGCGCTGCTCGACGCCGGATCGACGGCTCTCGACGGGCCGGCCGGCCCGCACGTCTCCCAGGTCCGTCCGCTTCCCCCGCTCCAGCCCGCTTCGGTACGGGACTTCGTGACCTTCGAGGAGCACGTGGAGGGGGTGCGCCGGTCCGTGGAAGGCGTCGGCGGCGTCCCCGAACAGTGGTACGCGGCCCCGACCTTCTACTTCACCAACCCCCACGCGATCCACGGTCACCTCGACGGCATCCCGGTACCGCCCGGCTCGTCCGTCCTGGACTTCGAGCTGGAGGTCGGAGCCGTCATCGGCCGCGAGGGCCGTGACCTGACACCACGTCAAGCCCGTGACCACATCATCGGCTACACCGTCTTCAACGACTGGTCCGCACGCGACCTCCAGAGCGCGGAGATGAAGATCGGCCTCGGCCCCTGCAAGGGCAAGGACACCGCCACCACCCTGGGCCCGTACCTCGTCACCGCCGACGAACTGGAGCCCCACCGCGACGCGGACGGCTTCCTCCGGCTGGCCATGACCGCGGAGATCAACGGCCGGGTGGTCGGCGAGGACCTGCTGTCCCACATGAGCTGGACCTTCGAGGAGATGACCGCCTACGCCTCCCGCGGCACCCGGGTCGTCCCGGGCGACGTCCTCGGCTCCGGTACCTGTGGCAACGGCGGCTGCCTCGCCGAACTCTGGGGCCGGCGCGGCGAACAGTCCCCGCCGCCGCTGAAGCCCGGTGACACCGTCACGCTCACCGTCGAGGGCCTCGGCGTCCTCACCAACACCGTCGTCGCCGGCGCCGCCCCCGTCCC